A part of Geoanaerobacter pelophilus genomic DNA contains:
- a CDS encoding PAS domain-containing sensor histidine kinase, translating into MKQQHKSSAYQAELETKIEELRRSREELEASRNKYALLYDFAPVGYFTFDTKGVIQSVNLFGVRLLGVDRDQLVNRRFEQFVADEDLFLFGKFLQKVFVGYGKETCRLRLVSDKPQPLYVRIEAMVTASGEECLAVLVDITEKKMAERALSESEYNLTKAQSMTHVGSWSLDPISGEIKASDELLRIMRLGRDEATREAFAGVVHPDDHDAVMEQLRMGAECGKSYEIEHRLQFRDGSSRWVYTIVEPQVNFAGRVVKLYGTTQDITERKQAEVDLSNKTNELQAIFDSISDGITVYDQEGRVQHHNLIGPQLYPKEIKPGNSCRELFHPESTTMPDDCPVEKALQGERVETSHVSVRDGQRTQYVEITATPIRDALGERNRALVFFRDVSRKRLQEMHLIQTEKMSSIGVLATGIAHEINNPLTSVAGCAEALLRRFRDEPALKDDCRLDVFPHYLEVIVRESYRCKGIIDHLLSFGRKTDGSFTLVDMNVILLEILELLRHQSAYRQVEVVKELQEGLPRIMGDPSGLRQVCMNLLVNAHQAITGAGRVTLKTERQGDSLVVIRIRDTGCGIGQEIIDRIWDPFFTTKEVGKGVGLGLALSYDIVKRHGGEIEVESRPGEGTLFTVLLPARLA; encoded by the coding sequence GTGAAACAGCAACATAAATCCAGTGCCTACCAGGCCGAACTTGAGACCAAGATCGAGGAGCTGCGCCGTTCCCGCGAGGAACTGGAGGCGTCGCGCAACAAGTACGCGTTGCTGTATGACTTCGCGCCGGTCGGGTATTTCACCTTTGACACGAAAGGGGTGATCCAGTCGGTCAATCTGTTCGGCGTCCGGCTGTTGGGAGTGGACCGGGACCAGCTGGTCAACCGCCGCTTCGAACAGTTCGTTGCTGATGAAGACCTGTTCCTGTTCGGCAAGTTCTTGCAGAAGGTCTTTGTCGGGTATGGGAAGGAGACCTGCCGGTTGCGGCTCGTCTCCGACAAGCCACAACCGCTCTATGTGCGGATCGAGGCGATGGTAACCGCATCGGGGGAGGAGTGCTTGGCGGTCCTGGTCGATATCACCGAAAAGAAGATGGCTGAGCGGGCCCTGTCCGAGAGCGAATACAACCTTACTAAGGCCCAGTCCATGACCCATGTCGGGTCGTGGAGCCTCGACCCAATCAGCGGGGAAATCAAGGCGTCGGACGAACTGTTGCGCATCATGCGTCTCGGCAGGGATGAGGCAACGCGCGAAGCGTTTGCTGGCGTGGTCCATCCCGATGACCACGATGCCGTCATGGAACAGCTACGGATGGGTGCCGAGTGCGGCAAGAGCTACGAAATCGAGCATCGGCTCCAGTTTAGGGATGGCAGTTCGCGTTGGGTCTATACCATTGTCGAGCCTCAGGTCAACTTTGCCGGCAGGGTGGTCAAGCTGTACGGCACCACCCAGGACATCACCGAGAGAAAACAGGCTGAAGTGGACTTGAGTAACAAGACCAACGAACTGCAGGCGATCTTCGATTCGATCAGCGACGGCATCACGGTCTATGACCAGGAAGGGCGGGTGCAGCACCATAACCTGATCGGCCCGCAGCTCTATCCGAAAGAGATCAAACCGGGGAACTCCTGCCGGGAGCTGTTTCATCCGGAATCGACGACCATGCCGGATGATTGCCCGGTGGAGAAGGCGTTACAGGGTGAGCGGGTAGAGACCTCCCACGTGTCGGTGCGGGACGGCCAGCGAACCCAGTACGTGGAGATCACTGCCACGCCGATCCGGGACGCCCTAGGTGAGCGGAACCGGGCCCTGGTCTTTTTCCGGGACGTATCCCGGAAGCGGCTCCAGGAGATGCACCTGATCCAGACTGAAAAGATGTCGAGCATCGGGGTGCTGGCCACCGGCATCGCCCACGAAATCAATAATCCGCTCACTTCGGTCGCCGGGTGCGCCGAGGCATTGTTGCGGCGCTTTCGGGATGAACCGGCCCTGAAAGACGACTGTCGGCTGGACGTTTTCCCCCACTACCTGGAGGTGATCGTGCGGGAGTCGTACCGCTGCAAGGGGATCATCGACCATCTGCTCAGCTTTGGCAGAAAGACAGACGGTTCGTTTACCCTGGTGGATATGAACGTGATCCTGCTGGAAATCCTGGAATTGCTGCGGCACCAGTCGGCCTACCGTCAGGTTGAGGTGGTAAAAGAGCTGCAGGAGGGGTTGCCGCGGATCATGGGCGACCCGTCCGGCCTGCGCCAGGTCTGCATGAACCTGCTGGTCAACGCCCATCAGGCGATAACCGGAGCGGGGCGGGTGACACTCAAGACCGAGAGGCAAGGGGACTCCCTGGTAGTCATCCGGATCAGGGATACCGGCTGCGGCATTGGTCAGGAGATAATCGACCGGATCTGGGACCCGTTTTTTACCACCAAAGAGGTGGGGAAGGGGGTCGGTCTCGGCCTGGCCCTCTCCTATGACATTGTCAAGCGCCACGGCGGCGAGATCGAAGTGGAAAGCCGGCCGGGCGAGGGAACCCTCTTCACCGTGCTTCTACCGGCACGGCTGGCATAA
- a CDS encoding glycerol dehydrogenase, translating to MSRLFCSPGRYVQGAGAISEIGGHAVRLGQTALVLGGKTALSLCGPAVQASLAAAGVDSRQEIFGGTSSQYEIDRLVACGSVIGTELVVAVGGGAAIDVGKAVAHELAVPVIVVPTTVATDAPCSALAVIYDNDGAFDRYLLLRRNPDCILVDTELIVKAPVRFLVAGMGDALATYWESDSCARSAAPNPLTGGGSQTLASRAIARLCYETLLEWGAAARLAVEQQAVTPAVEAIVEANTLLSGLSSENGGHAGGHSIHNGLTTLAATKAKLHGEKVAFGVLVQLVLEGRSPDAIREVLGFCHAVGLPICLADLDLPAPTRDDIRQVATAAVAPGETIHATWFPVTSDMVDAAIWAADALGVSYRQTAGK from the coding sequence GTGAGCCGTTTGTTCTGCTCACCCGGTCGATATGTACAGGGAGCAGGGGCCATCAGCGAAATCGGCGGCCACGCGGTCCGGCTCGGGCAGACTGCCTTGGTACTGGGTGGGAAGACCGCCTTGTCCCTCTGCGGTCCGGCGGTGCAGGCGAGTCTGGCGGCCGCCGGGGTCGACAGCCGGCAGGAGATCTTCGGCGGAACGTCCTCGCAATATGAGATCGACCGGCTGGTGGCCTGCGGCAGTGTCATCGGCACCGAACTGGTGGTTGCGGTGGGTGGCGGGGCCGCTATCGACGTAGGCAAGGCCGTGGCGCACGAGCTGGCGGTGCCGGTCATTGTCGTTCCGACCACTGTGGCCACCGATGCCCCTTGCTCGGCCCTGGCGGTGATCTATGATAACGACGGGGCCTTTGACCGCTACTTGCTGCTGCGGCGCAATCCCGACTGTATCCTGGTGGACACGGAACTGATCGTAAAGGCTCCGGTGCGCTTTCTGGTGGCCGGGATGGGAGATGCCCTGGCTACTTACTGGGAATCCGACAGCTGTGCCCGCAGTGCCGCACCGAACCCGCTGACCGGTGGTGGTAGCCAGACCCTGGCGTCACGCGCCATAGCCAGGCTCTGCTACGAGACCCTGCTGGAGTGGGGAGCAGCAGCCCGGCTGGCGGTGGAGCAACAGGCTGTCACCCCGGCGGTGGAGGCGATCGTAGAGGCAAATACCCTGCTGAGCGGCCTCAGTTCGGAAAACGGCGGCCATGCCGGAGGCCACTCCATCCATAACGGTTTGACCACCCTTGCGGCAACCAAGGCAAAGCTGCATGGTGAAAAGGTGGCCTTCGGCGTGTTGGTGCAGCTGGTGCTGGAAGGGCGTTCGCCAGATGCCATCCGGGAAGTGCTGGGGTTCTGTCATGCGGTCGGCCTGCCGATCTGCCTGGCAGATCTGGACCTGCCAGCGCCAACGCGCGACGATATCCGGCAGGTGGCGACAGCTGCCGTTGCCCCGGGAGAGACCATCCACGCCACCTGGTTCCCCGTTACCTCCGACATGGTCGATGCCGCGATTTGGGCTGCCGATGCCCTAGGTGTTAGCTACCGTCAGACTGCCGGAAAATGA
- a CDS encoding YceK/YidQ family lipoprotein, whose amino-acid sequence MKKILLMVVFFLLCSGCGTIFSRTEPRDYFYREGIYPATKMDLDFIKLTNTALYPFSLLLVVDLPVSLVFDTLLLPLDYNRGK is encoded by the coding sequence ATGAAGAAGATATTGTTAATGGTGGTATTTTTTTTATTATGTTCTGGCTGTGGAACAATATTCTCAAGAACTGAACCACGTGATTATTTTTATAGGGAAGGTATATATCCAGCCACAAAAATGGATTTAGATTTTATTAAGCTTACTAATACTGCTCTTTATCCTTTTTCATTATTATTAGTGGTTGATTTACCAGTTTCGCTTGTATTTGACACACTACTACTCCCGCTTGACTACAATAGGGGCAAATAA
- a CDS encoding Fic family protein, whose protein sequence is MTELEARELGLYTRISEMEPMMAENGELEDLAARILAKSAALGAQLPEVTQASMREFLRIINSYYSNMIEGNSTHPIDIERATRKDYSSDPAKRNRQIESIAHIDCQRRIEEQLTIEPDIEITSKNFLCWIHKIFYDQLPDELRWVKNEETGERLEVIGGELREADVRVGTHVGPASCCLQAFIDRFHQRYRMRSHGVYPIITVAASHHRLMWIHPFLDGNGRVARLYTDAAFRKILPGYGIWNVSRGLARNRDRYYSALSHADAPRKGDLDGRGNLSLQGLEMFCRFFLEACIDQIEYMSGVLKLDGLLERIKGYVTLRTLNLAVTPTGIAASKMRPEASHLLQEALLRGEVPRGDVSRITGLGDRVARSLVSSLLQEKLLISPMPQGGLRLGFPMHAVEYYFPGLYPPTNSDSV, encoded by the coding sequence ATGACGGAATTAGAGGCGCGAGAGTTGGGGTTATACACAAGAATCAGCGAGATGGAACCGATGATGGCGGAGAATGGCGAGTTAGAAGATCTTGCTGCACGCATCCTCGCCAAGTCGGCTGCCCTTGGAGCGCAACTACCTGAGGTTACGCAGGCCTCTATGCGAGAGTTTCTACGAATTATCAACAGCTACTACAGTAACATGATTGAAGGCAACTCCACGCATCCAATAGATATTGAACGAGCTACTCGAAAGGACTACTCGTCCGATCCAGCCAAACGTAATAGGCAAATCGAAAGCATTGCGCATATCGACTGTCAGCGCCGGATTGAAGAGCAACTGACCATTGAGCCGGACATAGAAATAACTTCAAAAAATTTTTTGTGCTGGATTCATAAGATTTTTTACGACCAGCTTCCCGATGAACTTCGATGGGTTAAAAATGAAGAAACTGGTGAACGATTGGAGGTGATTGGAGGTGAACTTCGGGAAGCCGACGTGCGCGTCGGGACTCATGTGGGCCCAGCCAGTTGCTGCCTCCAGGCATTTATTGATCGATTTCATCAAAGGTACCGTATGCGGTCGCACGGTGTTTACCCCATAATAACCGTGGCGGCGTCGCACCACCGCCTGATGTGGATACACCCATTTCTGGATGGTAACGGCCGCGTCGCTCGGCTCTATACAGACGCAGCGTTTCGAAAAATATTACCGGGGTACGGCATTTGGAATGTCAGTCGCGGTCTCGCTCGTAACCGCGACCGATACTATAGTGCCTTGTCCCATGCGGATGCACCGCGCAAGGGGGATCTTGATGGCCGGGGAAACCTCTCTCTTCAGGGGCTAGAAATGTTTTGTCGATTTTTCCTCGAAGCCTGTATAGATCAGATTGAGTATATGAGTGGTGTTTTAAAACTCGATGGTCTACTTGAGCGTATCAAGGGGTACGTGACGTTGCGGACGCTAAATCTTGCAGTTACTCCAACAGGGATAGCTGCAAGCAAAATGAGGCCGGAGGCATCTCATCTGCTACAGGAGGCTTTACTTCGTGGAGAAGTCCCACGTGGGGATGTCAGCAGGATTACAGGTCTGGGCGATCGCGTTGCTCGCAGCCTGGTATCTTCACTATTGCAGGAAAAGCTATTAATCTCTCCAATGCCGCAGGGTGGGCTCAGGTTAGGCTTCCCAATGCATGCGGTAGAATATTATTTCCCAGGCCTCTACCCTCCTACAAACAGCGATTCAGTATAG
- the ercA gene encoding alcohol dehydrogenase-like regulatory protein ErcA has protein sequence MAHAFELRKFLAPEFIFGVGSRHLAGQYARNLGGRKVLVVSDPGVVAAGWTGDVTASLEEAGVPFALFTGVTPNPKVDEVMAGVAFFQEERCNALIAVGGGSAIDCAKGIGIVSSNHRHIREFEGVDLVRAAMPPLICVPTTGGTSADVSQFAIISSPQERIKFAIISKSVVPDLALIDPETLTSMDPYLAACTGLDAMTHAIEAYVSTARSTMTDLHALEAIRLLSASLLPSINAPHDLDLHTKVMQGSLQAGLAFSNAILGANHAMAHSLGGALDIAHGECNAILLDHVIEFNFSAVPERFDLIAEAMGLDLRGLVPGERKRALLQHVRGLKASAGIVRTLQGLGVGRDDVIFFSDHALKDPCMATNPRRASRRDIEVVYEESL, from the coding sequence ATGGCGCATGCATTTGAACTACGGAAGTTCCTTGCCCCGGAATTTATTTTCGGAGTTGGCTCAAGGCACCTTGCCGGGCAGTATGCGAGGAACCTTGGCGGGCGGAAGGTGCTGGTGGTGTCCGATCCTGGGGTGGTTGCTGCCGGGTGGACCGGAGATGTCACTGCCAGCCTGGAGGAGGCAGGGGTACCGTTTGCCCTGTTTACAGGGGTGACGCCGAACCCCAAGGTCGATGAAGTCATGGCCGGGGTGGCGTTTTTCCAGGAGGAACGGTGCAATGCCCTGATTGCCGTTGGCGGCGGCAGTGCTATAGATTGCGCCAAGGGGATCGGCATTGTCAGCTCGAACCATCGCCACATCCGCGAGTTTGAGGGTGTGGATCTGGTGCGGGCGGCGATGCCACCGCTGATCTGCGTGCCGACCACCGGCGGGACATCGGCCGATGTCTCCCAGTTCGCCATCATCAGCAGCCCGCAGGAACGGATCAAGTTTGCGATAATCAGTAAGTCGGTGGTGCCGGACCTGGCATTGATCGATCCCGAAACCCTGACCTCCATGGACCCCTACCTGGCGGCATGCACCGGCCTGGATGCCATGACCCACGCCATCGAGGCCTACGTCTCGACAGCCCGGTCCACCATGACCGATCTGCACGCCTTGGAAGCAATCCGACTCCTCTCCGCCAGCCTGCTCCCCTCGATTAACGCTCCGCATGATCTCGACCTGCATACCAAGGTGATGCAGGGGAGCCTGCAGGCAGGGCTGGCCTTTTCCAATGCCATCCTCGGCGCCAATCACGCCATGGCCCACAGCCTGGGTGGCGCGCTGGACATCGCCCATGGCGAATGCAACGCAATCCTGCTCGACCATGTGATTGAGTTCAATTTCTCCGCAGTGCCTGAGCGCTTCGATCTTATTGCCGAGGCCATGGGGCTTGATTTGCGTGGCCTGGTGCCAGGAGAACGGAAGCGCGCCCTGTTGCAGCACGTGCGCGGGCTGAAGGCCTCGGCCGGCATTGTCCGGACCCTGCAGGGACTCGGCGTCGGGCGCGACGATGTCATCTTCTTCAGCGACCATGCGCTGAAGGACCCGTGCATGGCGACCAATCCTCGCCGAGCGTCGCGCCGGGACATTGAGGTTGTCTATGAAGAATCGCTCTGA
- a CDS encoding hybrid sensor histidine kinase/response regulator, producing MKNRSDAEAEQDALQQKLAGLGEYSLRKTYYPELQQRLDQLERFKAFIDHSNDIIFLIEVPSALIVDVNDSASRQMRWSRDELLNNSIFAFSDLAASAVAVALICRSQEGDGTQALAVAELFTKEQGKIPVELTLSRMRFDDGTYVIAAARDISVRRKAEAALRASERFLSNIVDNIPAIVFAKDAKDLRYVAFNKAAEELLGYAREDLLGRTDFDIFPSEQAAAFVAQDRQVLAKGELVEIQEETAKTSRGDDLILRTKKIPLFDDSGVAQYLLGIAEDITERKRLEEQLLQSQKMEAIGRLAGGIAHDFNNILMVIMGYADVLKRGDGLSGPQLENVRKIASASEKAAQLTGNLLTFSRKQVMKTRIANVKEIVLHIEEFVGRIIGEDIQLRTLFSPDDLLVDVDSGQIEQVLLNLATNARDAMPKGGVLTIETGVQELDASQLHAVEGLAPGRYACIAISDTGMGMDEKTRQKIFEPFFTTKEPGKGTGLGMAIVYGILKQHKGLINVYSEPGIGTTFRIYLPLVTLAEVNELPESSPIRPSGGTETILVAEDEADVRSLVEEILVGHGYRVITAINGLDAVEKYAAHRDDVKLVLMDMIMPRMSGKDACERIKQQDPEARVLFISGYTMDFVRQCDLLDERTDLVMKPVQPWDLLRRVREMLDS from the coding sequence ATGAAGAATCGCTCTGATGCCGAGGCCGAGCAGGATGCTCTGCAGCAGAAGCTGGCCGGACTCGGCGAATATTCCCTCCGCAAGACCTACTACCCTGAACTGCAGCAGCGCCTTGACCAGCTTGAACGGTTCAAGGCGTTTATTGATCACAGCAACGATATTATCTTCCTGATTGAAGTCCCCTCTGCCCTGATCGTTGATGTCAACGACTCCGCCAGCAGGCAAATGAGATGGTCCCGCGACGAACTGCTGAACAATTCCATTTTTGCCTTTTCCGATCTGGCTGCTTCTGCGGTTGCAGTGGCGCTTATCTGCCGTTCTCAGGAAGGTGACGGCACGCAGGCGTTGGCCGTGGCCGAGCTGTTCACCAAGGAGCAGGGGAAAATCCCGGTCGAGCTGACCTTGAGCCGGATGCGGTTTGACGACGGCACCTATGTGATCGCCGCTGCCCGTGACATTTCCGTACGGCGCAAGGCCGAAGCGGCGCTGCGCGCCAGTGAGCGGTTTCTCAGCAATATCGTTGACAATATCCCGGCCATTGTTTTTGCCAAAGATGCCAAGGACCTGCGCTATGTCGCCTTCAACAAGGCGGCTGAGGAGTTGCTTGGATATGCGCGGGAAGATCTGCTGGGGCGCACCGATTTCGACATCTTCCCTAGCGAGCAGGCAGCAGCCTTTGTCGCGCAGGATCGCCAGGTTCTGGCCAAGGGCGAGCTTGTCGAAATCCAGGAGGAAACAGCCAAGACCAGCCGCGGCGACGACCTGATCCTGCGCACCAAGAAGATACCGCTGTTCGACGATTCCGGGGTGGCTCAGTATCTGCTGGGGATAGCCGAGGACATTACCGAGCGAAAACGGCTGGAAGAGCAGTTGCTGCAATCCCAGAAAATGGAAGCGATCGGCCGGCTTGCCGGAGGGATTGCCCATGATTTCAACAATATCCTGATGGTGATCATGGGGTATGCCGATGTGCTGAAGCGGGGCGACGGGTTGTCCGGGCCGCAACTGGAAAATGTGCGCAAGATTGCCAGCGCATCGGAGAAGGCGGCCCAGTTGACCGGCAACCTGCTTACCTTCAGCCGCAAGCAGGTGATGAAGACCCGGATCGCCAATGTTAAAGAGATTGTGCTGCATATCGAGGAGTTTGTCGGCAGGATCATCGGCGAGGATATTCAGCTCAGGACACTCTTTAGCCCGGACGATCTGCTGGTTGACGTTGACAGTGGCCAGATCGAACAGGTGTTGCTCAATCTGGCCACCAATGCCCGCGACGCCATGCCGAAAGGGGGCGTCCTCACCATCGAGACCGGGGTCCAGGAGTTGGATGCGTCACAGCTGCACGCTGTTGAAGGGCTTGCTCCGGGGCGTTACGCCTGCATTGCCATATCTGACACTGGCATGGGGATGGATGAAAAGACCCGGCAAAAGATCTTCGAGCCGTTTTTTACCACCAAGGAGCCGGGGAAGGGGACCGGCCTCGGCATGGCGATCGTTTACGGGATCCTCAAGCAGCACAAGGGGCTAATAAACGTCTACAGCGAGCCGGGGATTGGTACTACTTTCAGGATTTACCTGCCGCTGGTGACTCTCGCCGAGGTTAACGAGTTGCCGGAGTCGAGCCCGATCCGGCCGAGCGGCGGCACCGAAACCATCCTGGTGGCCGAAGACGAAGCCGATGTAAGGTCTCTGGTCGAGGAGATTCTTGTAGGTCACGGTTATCGGGTGATTACGGCGATCAATGGCCTGGATGCGGTGGAGAAGTATGCTGCGCACCGGGATGACGTCAAGCTGGTTCTGATGGATATGATCATGCCGCGGATGAGCGGCAAGGATGCCTGCGAGAGGATCAAGCAGCAGGACCCGGAGGCCAGGGTACTCTTCATCAGCGGTTATACCATGGATTTTGTCCGCCAATGCGATCTGCTGGATGAGCGGACTGACCTGGTCATGAAGCCGGTGCAGCCTTGGGATCTTCTGCGCCGTGTGCGGGAGATGCTGGACAGCTGA
- the fdhD gene encoding formate dehydrogenase accessory sulfurtransferase FdhD: MKTVYTYSKGRLTSTEEGVVNEFPLALTVNGRELATLIASPHDLRFLVAGFLRLQGFVSSVADFEMLSVCNDYGIANVRIKGELPERLKPVLTSGCGTGITFSLPERLAAVSGGSFTPAALFDLMDRLAREADRYRTHGGIHSAAIGDGKELILYAEDIGRHNTLDRIAGEALLKGIDLAGRMLVTSGRVSTELAAKAALLGIPLIASRTSPTDKAVQLCDDAGITLIGYVRGGKFTVYSHPERLHLTQELSEQVTATGRIPGITGVILAGGESRRMGSNKALLPYKGGQFIEAIYRQHAELFDEVIVVTNNPELYAFLPCRKVTDLHVGKGALAGIHAGLHHSSNPHIFVTACDMPYLNSGLIRGLAAVRGNYAALVPESDSGTEPLHAFYGKTALPAMDEALAAGVRRIVRLFDRFPVRIVPAAEVGCLDPEFGSFRNINTPDDYYRLRDGERAEPGVSADCSKDQPAEMMAR, from the coding sequence ATGAAAACCGTCTACACCTATAGCAAAGGCCGCCTCACATCAACCGAGGAAGGGGTCGTCAACGAGTTTCCCCTGGCGCTCACGGTCAATGGCCGGGAGCTGGCAACCCTTATTGCCTCTCCTCACGACCTCAGGTTCCTGGTAGCAGGATTTCTCCGGTTGCAGGGGTTTGTCTCCTCGGTGGCTGATTTTGAGATGCTGTCGGTCTGTAATGACTACGGCATTGCCAATGTCAGGATTAAGGGGGAGCTCCCCGAACGGCTGAAGCCGGTCCTCACCTCAGGGTGCGGGACCGGCATTACCTTCTCGCTGCCGGAGCGGCTCGCTGCCGTTTCCGGCGGGAGCTTTACCCCTGCCGCTCTCTTCGATCTCATGGACCGACTGGCCAGGGAGGCCGACCGCTACCGGACCCATGGCGGTATTCACTCGGCTGCCATTGGCGATGGCAAGGAGCTAATCCTGTATGCGGAGGATATCGGCCGGCATAACACCCTGGACCGGATTGCGGGTGAGGCGTTGCTGAAGGGGATCGATCTGGCTGGCCGGATGTTGGTCACGTCAGGCCGGGTTTCCACGGAGCTGGCGGCCAAGGCCGCCCTGCTGGGCATTCCGCTCATTGCTTCGCGGACCTCTCCCACGGACAAGGCGGTTCAGCTCTGCGATGATGCGGGGATTACCCTGATCGGTTATGTGCGTGGGGGGAAATTCACTGTCTATAGTCATCCGGAACGGCTGCACTTGACGCAGGAGCTTTCGGAACAGGTTACGGCAACGGGCAGGATTCCGGGCATTACCGGCGTTATTCTCGCCGGAGGAGAGTCGCGCCGCATGGGAAGCAACAAGGCGCTCCTGCCATACAAGGGAGGGCAGTTCATCGAAGCGATCTACCGGCAACATGCGGAGCTGTTCGACGAGGTCATTGTCGTCACCAACAACCCCGAACTCTACGCCTTTCTCCCCTGCCGCAAGGTCACAGACCTCCATGTGGGCAAGGGAGCTTTGGCCGGCATCCACGCCGGACTTCACCACAGTAGCAACCCACACATTTTCGTCACTGCCTGTGACATGCCGTACCTGAACAGCGGCCTGATTCGCGGGCTCGCCGCAGTCAGGGGAAACTATGCCGCTCTGGTGCCGGAAAGTGATAGCGGCACGGAACCGTTGCATGCGTTCTATGGTAAGACGGCCCTGCCGGCCATGGATGAGGCCCTTGCAGCAGGGGTCCGCCGGATCGTGCGCCTGTTCGATCGCTTTCCCGTTCGGATCGTGCCTGCTGCCGAGGTGGGCTGCTTAGACCCGGAGTTCGGTTCGTTCCGCAATATCAACACCCCTGATGACTACTACCGCCTCAGGGACGGCGAGCGGGCTGAGCCTGGCGTATCGGCCGATTGCAGCAAGGACCAGCCAGCAGAGATGATGGCGCGGTGA
- the nrfD gene encoding NrfD/PsrC family molybdoenzyme membrane anchor subunit codes for MTAAARIIINEIKGYHNFLKLMIALVGLGVLASAVRFVLGLGVTTNLNDVYPWGLWISFDVVTAVPLAAGAFTLGAIVHCFHIKKLEPLVRPAIVTGFLGYSLVSVGLLLDLGQPQRAWHTMVYWNVHSPMFEVSMCIMAYTTVLFLEFLSPVCEKFGYHLPLRVLRWLEMPLVIGAASISTLHQSSLGTFFLIAVDKLHALWYNPLLPLLFWMSAIFTGISIIILEATMVHRFMGQPDESELLEVLTKILPWVLGVYLVVKLAATTLLSHGPLFDRPSLLALFLAEIIIGVIAPMFMFMKREYREDQRMQLRGATLVIAGLVLNRFNVSMFGMEQPDQLIYYPSIIESLVTIGIIAAHILFFVLVAKYFPIFEHHPETVDYSIPDHARRIEPDGGSHGKKSETVA; via the coding sequence ATGACCGCAGCGGCACGAATTATCATCAATGAAATCAAGGGCTACCACAATTTCCTCAAGTTGATGATCGCCCTGGTGGGACTGGGAGTGCTGGCATCTGCAGTGCGCTTTGTGCTGGGGCTCGGGGTAACCACCAACCTGAATGATGTCTATCCCTGGGGCTTGTGGATATCGTTTGACGTCGTTACTGCTGTGCCGCTGGCAGCCGGGGCCTTTACCCTGGGCGCCATCGTCCACTGCTTTCACATCAAAAAGCTGGAACCGCTGGTGCGACCGGCCATCGTCACCGGCTTTCTGGGCTATTCGCTGGTCAGTGTCGGGCTACTGCTGGACCTGGGGCAACCCCAGCGCGCCTGGCACACCATGGTCTACTGGAACGTTCATTCGCCCATGTTCGAGGTCTCAATGTGCATCATGGCCTATACCACGGTCCTGTTCCTGGAGTTCCTGTCGCCGGTCTGCGAGAAGTTCGGCTATCACCTGCCGCTGCGGGTGCTGCGCTGGCTGGAGATGCCGCTGGTCATCGGAGCTGCGTCCATCTCAACCCTGCACCAATCCTCCCTGGGAACCTTTTTCCTGATTGCCGTGGATAAGCTGCATGCCCTCTGGTACAACCCGCTGCTGCCACTCCTGTTCTGGATGTCGGCAATTTTCACCGGCATTTCGATCATCATCCTGGAAGCAACCATGGTGCACCGCTTTATGGGCCAACCAGATGAGTCCGAACTGCTGGAGGTATTGACCAAAATCCTCCCTTGGGTGCTGGGTGTCTATCTGGTGGTAAAGCTTGCCGCCACTACCCTGCTGTCCCACGGTCCCCTCTTCGACCGTCCCAGTTTGCTGGCACTGTTTCTGGCTGAAATCATCATCGGGGTGATTGCACCGATGTTCATGTTTATGAAGCGGGAATATCGTGAAGACCAGCGGATGCAGTTGCGTGGAGCAACGCTGGTGATTGCCGGCCTGGTGCTGAACCGCTTCAATGTCTCCATGTTCGGCATGGAACAGCCGGATCAGCTGATCTACTACCCATCAATAATTGAGTCACTGGTCACCATCGGGATCATTGCCGCCCATATCCTCTTCTTCGTACTGGTGGCCAAGTACTTCCCGATTTTCGAACATCACCCCGAGACGGTCGATTACTCAATACCTGACCACGCTCGCCGCATCGAACCGGATGGCGGAAGCCATGGCAAGAAATCAGAGACTGTTGCTTAA